In Sphingomonas profundi, the sequence GACGATCCCGATCTGCGCGCGGTGACGATCCGCGTGGCGGCGGCGGGCGAGGCGCAGCCCCTCGCCACCCTCGACGGCTTCGTCGATGCGGGCACGACGACGCCGTGATCGCCGCCCTCGCCACCCCGCGCCGCATCGCCTTCGGCGTCGATCTGCTCACGGCGGTGGTGATCGTCAGCCTGGCCGTCGCCGCCGCCGGGCTCACCTGGCGGCTGACCGGCGAGAGCGGCCAGCCGGCCGCCGCGATGGCCGCCGCCACGCCAGCCGCCGGCGCCGGCCAGGTGGATCCCGGCCCGGTGGATCTCGGCCCGATTCTCGCCCTCGCGCCGTTCGGCCGCGCCGCCGCCGGCGATGCGCCCGCGACGAGCCTCGGCATCGCGCTGAAGGGCGTGATGGCGACGCAGCCGGCCAGCCGGTCCTCCGCCCTGATCGCGATCGGCACGGCGCCGCCGAAGGCGTTCACCGTCGGCCAGTCGGTCGCCGGCGCCACGATCGAGGCGATCGAGCGGGATCGCGTGCTGCTGCGGGTGAACGGACGCGCCGAATCGCTCGCCTTCCCCCGCGCGCCCGCGCCGACGATGCCGGCCGCGCCCGCCACCGCCCCGGTGACGGCCGAGCCGCCGGCCGGTACGCCGCCGCCGGCCGCGCCGTCCGCCGGCGGATCGCTGATCGACGCGCTGGGCGCCGCGCGCACCGATCAGGGCTACCGCGTCGGCACCAGCCCGCCCCCGGCGCTCACCCGCGCCGGCCTGATCCCCGGCGACGTGATCGAGCGGATCAACGATGTCGCGGTGGGCGATGCCGATCACGA encodes:
- a CDS encoding type II secretion system protein N, producing the protein MIAALATPRRIAFGVDLLTAVVIVSLAVAAAGLTWRLTGESGQPAAAMAAATPAAGAGQVDPGPVDLGPILALAPFGRAAAGDAPATSLGIALKGVMATQPASRSSALIAIGTAPPKAFTVGQSVAGATIEAIERDRVLLRVNGRAESLAFPRAPAPTMPAAPATAPVTAEPPAGTPPPAAPSAGGSLIDALGAARTDQGYRVGTSPPPALTRAGLIPGDVIERINDVAVGDADHDRQMLLAAAAGGPMRVTMLRGGKRLTVSVSLR